In the Candidatus Rhodoblastus alkanivorans genome, one interval contains:
- a CDS encoding GNAT family N-acetyltransferase — protein MSLSLRPYGEADWPGLLALWVETWSRTRPGIDFAARAPWLAELFANSLAQGAHIVVAEDEEGPAGFVLFDPARGWLEQIAVAARSLGSGAAQALIGGAKQGCPTGLGLEVNADNFRALAFYRREGFRRVAEGRNPLSGLPTLILCWRPLSQHDAHRLETPPAMTLHANPLASSEKGRIVVPPTVHPLENLLQLDARGLLDAMRDSQRRDFLAMVADIEAPQSQLHRLFAALRDQAPAGNPLHDIALFRPGALAGLFLDLHDHVMSHPVWLHPFFVRVFEGRATLDELRVFAVHYFNQIKNTRQCVAAAIGRFHGLMGLPYGPLNERVSEITQISLAQLVADEYGVGAHEVADYPPLGHLLLAKTHIAMYRQFFEGLGVPVEAQDAPMLPGVADNVLTQRLLAADKVFTPLEALASVGLGMEWGVPEFFSLLVGGFIRVAQREKLDLTPHHLEVFIAHVRYDILHAISVMLVTSLHMRGEDDILAVKGACNTLMASRYGMMTELYGKVFGEACPALADIDLEARYRLRDRRIEHALCAARRDIAPEAVIGAETWRASEKTPFVFA, from the coding sequence ATGAGTCTTTCGCTGCGTCCCTATGGCGAAGCCGATTGGCCCGGATTGCTGGCGCTGTGGGTGGAGACCTGGAGCCGGACCCGCCCCGGGATCGATTTCGCGGCGCGCGCGCCCTGGCTCGCCGAGCTTTTCGCGAATTCCCTGGCCCAGGGCGCGCATATCGTCGTCGCCGAGGATGAAGAGGGGCCGGCCGGATTCGTTCTGTTCGATCCGGCGCGGGGCTGGCTGGAGCAGATCGCGGTCGCGGCCCGCTCTCTTGGCTCCGGCGCCGCGCAAGCCTTGATCGGCGGCGCCAAACAGGGCTGTCCTACGGGACTGGGGCTTGAGGTCAACGCCGACAATTTTCGCGCCCTGGCCTTCTATCGTCGCGAGGGTTTTCGCCGCGTCGCGGAAGGCCGCAATCCGTTGTCCGGCCTGCCGACCTTGATCCTCTGCTGGCGGCCCTTATCTCAGCATGACGCTCATAGACTGGAAACGCCGCCCGCAATGACTCTTCACGCCAATCCGCTCGCCAGTTCCGAGAAGGGCCGCATTGTCGTTCCGCCCACGGTCCATCCGCTTGAAAACCTGCTCCAGCTCGATGCGCGCGGCCTGCTCGACGCCATGCGCGACAGTCAAAGGCGCGATTTTCTGGCCATGGTCGCCGACATCGAGGCGCCTCAGTCCCAATTGCATCGCCTGTTCGCCGCTTTGCGGGACCAGGCGCCTGCCGGCAATCCCCTCCACGACATCGCTTTGTTCCGGCCCGGTGCGCTCGCCGGGCTTTTCCTTGACCTGCACGACCATGTGATGAGCCATCCGGTCTGGCTGCATCCCTTTTTCGTGCGGGTGTTCGAGGGGCGCGCCACGCTCGATGAGCTGCGCGTCTTCGCTGTCCATTATTTCAACCAGATCAAGAACACCCGCCAATGCGTCGCCGCCGCCATCGGCCGCTTCCACGGGTTGATGGGCCTCCCCTATGGCCCGCTCAACGAGCGCGTTTCGGAAATCACCCAGATTTCGCTCGCCCAGCTCGTCGCCGACGAATATGGCGTCGGCGCGCATGAAGTCGCCGATTATCCGCCGCTCGGCCATCTGTTGCTCGCCAAGACCCATATCGCCATGTACCGCCAGTTCTTCGAGGGCTTGGGCGTTCCGGTCGAAGCGCAGGACGCGCCCATGCTTCCCGGCGTCGCCGACAATGTCCTGACCCAGCGCCTGCTCGCCGCCGATAAGGTCTTTACGCCTTTGGAGGCGCTCGCTTCGGTGGGCCTGGGAATGGAATGGGGCGTGCCGGAATTTTTCAGCTTGCTGGTCGGCGGCTTCATCCGCGTCGCGCAGCGCGAAAAGCTCGATCTGACGCCGCACCATCTCGAAGTCTTCATCGCCCATGTCCGCTATGACATATTGCACGCCATTTCGGTCATGCTGGTGACTTCGCTCCACATGCGCGGCGAGGACGACATTCTTGCCGTCAAGGGCGCCTGCAACACTCTCATGGCCAGCCGCTACGGCATGATGACGGAGCTTTACGGCAAGGTTTTCGGCGAAGCTTGCCCGGCGCTCGCCGATATCGATCTCGAAGCCCGCTACCGTCTGCGCGACCGGCGCATCGAGCACGCTTTATGCGCCGCCCGGCGCGACATCGCGCCGGAGGCTGTCATCGGCGCCGAGACCTGGCGTGCGAGCGAAAAGACGCCGTTCGTTTTCGCCTAA
- a CDS encoding MotA/TolQ/ExbB proton channel family protein, producing MSDKDAYRLSSPAIFLVRMAVFLILVGFVVVILHRPIRTAFMANPGLNSVIVAAAALGVFIAIGQVARLFREIAWVNARENGAAVKPPALLAPMARIVGTEGKAPLSPQILRLVLDSVATRLDESRETLRYLTGLLVFLGLLGTFWGLLETVGSIGGVIGSLQGGGETASLFNDLKSGLARPLAGMSLAFTSSLFGLAGSLVLGFLDLQAGQAQGRFYTELEDRLSADVEAARAPQQPGSDASEALEGLATGVQALVRHMRQEQQMIRDWVEAQADRQARLQAALEAHLVSEKQEPR from the coding sequence ATGTCGGACAAAGACGCCTATCGCCTGTCCTCGCCTGCCATTTTCCTCGTGCGCATGGCGGTCTTCCTGATTCTGGTCGGCTTCGTCGTCGTCATCCTCCATCGGCCGATCCGAACCGCCTTCATGGCCAATCCCGGCCTCAACAGCGTCATCGTCGCGGCCGCCGCGCTCGGCGTCTTCATCGCCATAGGTCAGGTCGCGCGGCTTTTCCGCGAGATCGCCTGGGTCAACGCCCGCGAAAACGGCGCGGCGGTGAAGCCGCCGGCGCTGCTCGCGCCCATGGCGCGGATCGTCGGGACCGAGGGCAAGGCGCCGCTGTCGCCGCAGATCCTGCGCCTCGTGCTCGATTCGGTCGCAACCCGGCTTGACGAGAGCCGCGAGACCTTGCGCTATCTCACCGGCCTTCTCGTCTTTCTCGGCCTGCTCGGCACCTTCTGGGGTCTGTTGGAGACGGTCGGTTCGATCGGCGGGGTGATCGGCTCGCTCCAGGGCGGCGGCGAAACCGCTTCGCTGTTCAACGACCTCAAATCCGGCCTCGCCCGTCCGCTCGCGGGCATGAGCCTCGCCTTCACCTCGTCCCTGTTCGGCCTGGCCGGGTCGCTGGTGCTCGGCTTTCTCGATCTTCAGGCGGGGCAGGCGCAGGGCCGGTTCTATACCGAGCTGGAGGACCGGCTCTCCGCCGATGTCGAGGCCGCGCGCGCGCCGCAGCAGCCCGGATCGGACGCCAGCGAGGCGCTGGAGGGGCTCGCCACCGGGGTCCAGGCCCTGGTGCGCCACATGCGCCAGGAGCAGCAGATGATCCGCGACTGGGTCGAGGCCCAGGCCGATCGGCAGGCCCGGCTGCAGGCGGCGCTCGAAGCGCATCTGGTGAGCGAGAAGCAGGAGCCGCGCTGA
- the pbpC gene encoding penicillin-binding protein 1C, whose protein sequence is MKAERRRLWLYAAVATSFLGLAAPIAWLNAQRALGPLDLSALDQVSSVALDHDGRLLRAFETPDGRWRLPVHARDVDPRFFVLLKAYEDKRFDHHHGVDFPALLRAAWQFVRFRHIVSGGSTLTMQAARLLEPRPDRNLLAKARQILRARQLEGRFSKEQILDIYLALAPYGGNLEGLRAASLAYFGKEPRRLSTAEAALLVAIPQSPEARRPDRNAKAARAARDRVIDRAVAAHALSPSEAARAKSEPPPLTRKPFPNLAPHVTEALARAHPGRRILHLTLDAPLQGSLERLARDRAGRLGPKLTMAILVIDNASGRILAHVGSPDYFSKARAGAIDMTEALRSPGSTLKPFIYAMAFGDGLAHPETLLDDAPTRYGAWKPTNFDDKFHGAVTAREALQLSLNLPAAQVLNAVGPARFVARMRGAGLPLVLPRDSDAGLAIGLGGVGVRLRDLARAYAAFPRGGLAPELIESLDDPPPRRPWQRIAEPGAAWQVADILRFAPPPDNGSTGRIAFKTGTSYGYRDALALGFDRAHTVAVWVGRADNGAVAGLIGRRVAAPILFSAFARIGGPNEPLPRPPGVLVATTAHLPPPLRHLRREAPKILAATFSNPLRITYPPDGARVDLGLLHAAAGRDRPELALKAQGGAPPLTWMINGAPLKEDPDAQNQRHDASWTPDGAGFARVSVIDANGAGDSVLVRLE, encoded by the coding sequence GTGAAAGCGGAACGCCGGCGCCTGTGGCTCTATGCCGCCGTTGCGACCTCGTTTCTCGGTCTGGCGGCGCCGATCGCATGGCTCAACGCGCAACGCGCGTTGGGCCCGCTCGATCTTTCCGCCCTCGACCAGGTTTCGTCCGTGGCGCTCGACCATGACGGCCGGCTGCTGCGGGCTTTCGAGACCCCGGACGGGCGCTGGCGCCTGCCGGTCCATGCCAGGGACGTCGATCCGCGCTTTTTCGTCCTGCTGAAAGCCTATGAGGACAAGAGATTCGACCACCATCACGGCGTCGATTTCCCGGCCCTTTTGCGCGCCGCCTGGCAATTCGTCCGCTTTCGCCACATCGTTTCCGGCGGCTCGACCTTGACCATGCAGGCGGCCCGCCTGCTGGAGCCGAGGCCGGACCGCAACCTGCTCGCCAAAGCGCGCCAGATCCTTCGCGCCCGACAGCTCGAAGGGCGGTTCAGCAAAGAACAGATCCTCGACATCTATCTCGCGCTCGCGCCCTATGGCGGCAATCTCGAAGGCCTTCGCGCCGCAAGCCTTGCTTATTTCGGCAAGGAGCCGCGCCGTCTCAGCACGGCGGAAGCCGCTCTGCTGGTCGCGATCCCCCAGTCGCCCGAAGCCCGGCGCCCCGACCGCAACGCCAAGGCCGCGCGCGCCGCCCGCGACCGGGTGATCGACCGTGCCGTCGCCGCCCATGCGCTCTCGCCGAGCGAAGCGGCGCGCGCGAAATCAGAGCCGCCGCCGCTCACGCGGAAACCTTTCCCCAATCTCGCGCCGCATGTGACCGAGGCGCTCGCCCGCGCTCATCCCGGGCGCAGGATTTTGCATCTGACGCTTGACGCGCCCTTGCAGGGGAGCCTCGAACGCCTGGCCCGCGATCGCGCCGGGCGGCTGGGGCCGAAGCTGACCATGGCGATCCTGGTCATCGACAACGCCAGCGGCCGCATTCTCGCCCATGTCGGCAGCCCTGATTATTTTTCCAAGGCGCGCGCCGGCGCAATCGACATGACCGAAGCCCTGCGCTCGCCGGGCTCGACCCTGAAACCCTTCATCTACGCCATGGCCTTCGGCGACGGCCTCGCCCATCCCGAGACCCTGCTCGACGACGCGCCGACCCGCTATGGCGCGTGGAAGCCGACCAATTTCGACGACAAATTCCATGGCGCGGTCACCGCGCGCGAGGCCTTGCAGCTCTCGCTCAACCTGCCGGCGGCGCAAGTGCTCAACGCCGTCGGCCCGGCGCGCTTCGTCGCCCGCATGCGCGGCGCGGGCCTGCCGCTCGTTTTGCCCCGCGATTCCGACGCCGGCCTCGCCATCGGGCTTGGCGGCGTCGGGGTGCGGCTGCGCGATCTCGCCCGCGCCTATGCCGCTTTTCCGCGCGGCGGGCTTGCGCCGGAGCTCATCGAGAGCCTGGACGACCCGCCGCCGCGCCGGCCATGGCAAAGAATCGCCGAGCCCGGCGCCGCGTGGCAGGTCGCGGACATATTGCGTTTCGCTCCGCCGCCCGACAATGGCTCGACCGGCCGCATCGCCTTCAAGACCGGCACGTCCTATGGCTATCGCGACGCCCTGGCGCTTGGATTCGACCGCGCCCACACCGTCGCGGTCTGGGTTGGACGCGCCGACAATGGCGCGGTCGCCGGGCTGATCGGCCGCCGGGTCGCGGCGCCGATCCTGTTTTCCGCCTTCGCCCGCATCGGCGGGCCCAACGAGCCTTTGCCGCGCCCGCCCGGCGTTCTCGTCGCGACCACCGCCCATCTGCCGCCGCCCTTGCGGCATCTGCGCCGCGAGGCGCCGAAAATCCTGGCGGCGACCTTTTCCAATCCGCTCAGGATCACTTATCCGCCGGACGGCGCCCGTGTCGACCTCGGCCTCCTTCATGCCGCGGCCGGGCGGGATCGGCCCGAACTCGCGCTCAAGGCGCAGGGCGGCGCCCCGCCGCTGACCTGGATGATCAATGGCGCGCCGCTCAAAGAGGACCCGGACGCCCAGAACCAGCGTCATGACGCAAGCTGGACGCCCGACGGCGCGGGCTTCGCTCGCGTTTCGGTGATCGACGCCAATGGCGCCGGCGACAGCGTGCTGGTGCGGCTTGAATAA
- a CDS encoding inositol monophosphatase family protein, translating into MINSALMNVMTSAALKAGRGLKRDFGEVENLQVSVKGPGDFVTIADKKAEKVIFDELSKARPGYGFVLEEGGIVEGADKSHVWHVDPLDGTTNFLHGLPIFAVSIGLEREGQMVAGVIYNPATDDLFVAEKGHGAYYNNRRIRVAARRDVAEGLIATGIPPLGKAAIHPRFKAELASVMTRAGGVRRLGAAALDLAFVAAGRFDGFWERGLKSWDMAAGLVLVREAGGYVTDADGGTDIFGAGSVCCGNEHIHKQLLDLVKKA; encoded by the coding sequence ATGATCAATTCCGCCCTGATGAATGTGATGACCTCGGCCGCCCTCAAGGCCGGGCGCGGTCTGAAGCGCGATTTCGGCGAGGTCGAAAATCTCCAGGTTTCGGTCAAGGGGCCGGGCGACTTCGTCACCATCGCCGACAAAAAGGCCGAAAAAGTCATTTTCGACGAATTGTCCAAGGCCCGGCCCGGCTATGGCTTCGTGCTGGAGGAGGGGGGAATCGTCGAAGGCGCCGACAAGAGCCATGTCTGGCACGTCGATCCGCTCGACGGCACCACCAATTTCCTCCACGGCCTGCCGATCTTCGCGGTCTCGATCGGGCTGGAGCGCGAGGGCCAGATGGTCGCGGGCGTGATCTACAATCCCGCGACCGACGACCTGTTCGTCGCGGAAAAAGGGCATGGCGCCTATTACAACAACCGCCGCATCCGCGTCGCCGCGCGCCGCGACGTGGCGGAGGGCCTGATCGCCACCGGCATCCCGCCGCTCGGCAAGGCCGCGATCCATCCGCGCTTCAAGGCGGAGCTGGCCTCGGTCATGACCCGCGCCGGCGGTGTCCGCCGGCTGGGCGCCGCCGCGCTCGACCTCGCCTTCGTCGCCGCCGGCCGTTTCGACGGCTTTTGGGAGCGCGGCCTGAAAAGCTGGGACATGGCGGCGGGCCTGGTTTTGGTGCGCGAGGCCGGCGGCTATGTCACCGACGCCGACGGCGGGACCGATATTTTCGGCGCCGGCTCGGTGTGCTGCGGCAACGAACACATCCACAAGCAATTGCTCGATCTCGTCAAAAAGGCCTGA
- a CDS encoding peptidoglycan -binding protein, with the protein MPLSRARRRPAAMNYWPGFVDALSTLVLVFTFLLSVFVVAQYYLSRDVGGKDAALARLNKEIEELTSILSLEKGGKTQVEQSLAALTATLEATRKERDALAAGAGAAATSLDAEKQLSARAAARVDLLNAQIAALRRQLAAVQEALSAQESKNKESQERIADLGSRLNVALAEKVQELARYRSDFFGRLREILSDRPDVKVVGDRFVLPTEVLFQTGQADLTPEGKAEIDKVYVALSAVAKEIPPEIPWVLRVDGHTDKRPISSPQFKSNWDLSAARAIAVVQYLIAKGFPPRHLLAGAYGQYQPIDNGDSEEALRKNRRIELKITDR; encoded by the coding sequence ATGCCGCTCTCCCGCGCGCGCCGCCGCCCGGCGGCGATGAATTACTGGCCGGGCTTCGTCGACGCGCTCTCGACCCTGGTCCTCGTCTTCACCTTCCTGCTCTCGGTCTTCGTCGTCGCGCAATATTATTTGTCGCGCGACGTCGGCGGCAAGGATGCGGCGCTGGCGCGGTTGAACAAGGAAATCGAGGAGCTGACCTCGATCCTCTCGCTCGAAAAAGGCGGCAAGACACAGGTGGAGCAAAGTCTCGCCGCTCTCACCGCGACGCTCGAAGCCACCCGCAAGGAGCGCGACGCGCTGGCCGCGGGCGCGGGTGCGGCGGCGACCAGTCTCGATGCGGAAAAGCAGCTTTCCGCGCGGGCCGCGGCGCGGGTCGATCTTCTCAACGCCCAGATCGCCGCCCTGCGCCGCCAGCTCGCCGCGGTGCAGGAGGCCCTTTCCGCGCAGGAATCGAAGAACAAGGAGAGCCAGGAGCGCATCGCCGATCTCGGGTCGAGGCTCAATGTCGCGCTCGCCGAGAAGGTGCAGGAGCTGGCGCGCTACCGCTCGGATTTCTTCGGCCGCCTGCGCGAGATTCTCTCCGACCGGCCGGACGTCAAAGTGGTCGGCGACCGCTTCGTCCTGCCGACCGAAGTCCTGTTCCAGACCGGCCAGGCCGATCTGACGCCCGAGGGCAAGGCGGAAATCGACAAGGTCTATGTCGCGCTGAGCGCGGTGGCGAAAGAAATCCCGCCGGAAATTCCCTGGGTCCTGCGGGTGGACGGCCATACCGACAAGCGGCCAATCTCGTCGCCGCAGTTCAAGTCGAACTGGGATCTTTCCGCGGCCCGCGCCATCGCCGTCGTGCAATATCTGATCGCCAAAGGCTTTCCGCCGCGGCATCTGCTCGCGGGCGCCTATGGGCAATATCAGCCGATCGACAATGGCGACAGCGAGGAGGCTTTGCGCAAGAACCGCCGCATCGAGCTGAAGATCACGGACCGATAG